Below is a window of Nicotiana tabacum cultivar K326 chromosome 19, ASM71507v2, whole genome shotgun sequence DNA.
CCGTGAATTTCGTTCTCCGAGAGATCCAAGTACTTTAAGCTCGTCGAGTTCAAGAAGAAATTTGGAAAATCTTTCACACGACAAGAGCCTAAACTTAAATACGAAAGTGCAAGAATGGTGATGTTGTCCTTACTGCTACTCCATGATAAACCACTATGAGAAAGATCAAGACGGATGAGGTCTGTCACGCTGAAAAACATTTCTGCTCCTACCTCACCACTCAAATTATTTGATGAAAGATCAAGATATCGGAGGTTTGTCATGCTTGAAAACATTTCTGCTCCAACCTCCCCGACCAACTTATTTTGTCCAAGATTAAGATCGCTTAGGTTCACAAGATTTCTAAGCGATTGAGGAATGGAACCACAGAGTTGATTTTGAGACAAATCAAGCCATTCTATAGAGTTGGGCTTAAACTCAGGAAGTGGTCCACTGAGATGATTGCTCTCCAGATGTAACTCAGTCAATGAAGGAAGACTAAGCATCCAAGACGGGATTGAGCCGTTGAGTGAGTTATTAGACAAAACTAGTCGATATAGATTTTGAAGCCCGTTAGCAGTTAAAGGAAGTGGACCATTGAGTGAATTGTTACTCAATCTCAAATCTTCAAGCTTTGTCAAGTTGACAAGGGAAGATGGGAACAGGCCAGAGAAGGTGTTGCCATCCAGTGCTAAGAATGTAAGCTTTTGCAAGTCGGAAAAAGCATCAGGAATTTTGCTCTCCAAATGGTTGTATGAAAGATCCAGTTCAGTGATTTGTGAAAGGTTCCTGATGGATTCGGGAATAGGTCCGACGAGGTTGCACCAATGAAGCTTCATAAGTTTTAAGGCTTTGAGACTTCCAAGTGTACCAGGTAGTCCTCCAGAAATATTATTGCGAGAGAGATCTAGCTCAGTTAGTGTATGGCTACTGCTCCAGTTAAACTTGGGGAAAGAAACAGTGAGATCAAGATTTCCTGACAATCTGAGAGTTTCCAAATTGGGTAGAAGGAAAATGCTTTTTGGCAAGTTGCCATGCAAGCCAGTTTTTCCAAGATCTAGATATCTCAAAGAAGAAGAGGATGATACATTCATGGGAATCTTGGATGAGATGTttacaaaagaaagagaaagtaCCTCTAATTTGGTTAAGTTTCGAAAGAGCATGTTGAATCCTTCCTGGCTAAACTGGAGAGAGAAGAGATAAGAAAGATCAAGCGAAACCAAATTGGACAGGTGTGAGATTTCTAATGGAATCCCTCCTTCGAACATACTATAAGAAAGGTTGAGATGCATCAAACTGACCAACTGACCTATGCCCCGTGGAATATGAGATAACGAAAAGTTGTTAAGGGAAAGATCGAGCGTTTGAAGATGACGAAGCTGGAAAAGGCTACTATTGGGATGGATAGTTCCTTCAAGTTTGCTACAACTCAAGTCCAAACCAATCACATGACCAGTGAATCTATCACAGGTAACTCCATCCCACCTACAACAATCcatactactcctattccaagACGTCGTCTTAGGATAAGAATATGGGCAAAAGAAGTCATAATAATTTAAAAGTGGATAGTCCGCCACGGCAAGTGAATGCTTAAACTGTAGAAGTGCAATGGAATCATGTGAAGAGCAAAGTGAATGCCCAAAGGAAAAAGAAACCACTTGAACTGCCAGGGCAACatagagaagaaacaaagaaatgaGTGTCAATATTCTCTCCATCTCTCTCTTTCTCATCTTTGTCTAATAGCAAATGCAACTTGTTAAAAGACATACTATCATTTATATAGAGTTTCAAACCAACTATAAGAATACGGCAAACCGCCACAAGTCCATACTAAACAATTGTCCCAAAAGAGACCCCAGCGGTAAGTTGCCTCGTTGGTTAAATGATATTTCAGTTCTTGTAAATGCTGAATATAATTAGTAATTAAATAACACCAAATATCTTGAGACGTCTCAATAAAGAATAGACCCTTGTTGTCCGGCCCtttcccggaccccgcgcatagcgggagcttaatgtatcgggctgccctttttatCTCAATAAAGAATATCATACAAAAAGGGACAAATCAGCTAAATTAAAGGTTTCATTTAAGTTAAACTCCTCTCTTAGTTTACTATATAGCCACAAGTCTTGTTCACCGATCAGCTAATTAAAGGCTTCACCCAAGTTATCATAAAAAAGACACCATTGATTAAATCTTGTAGACCTGGCCTCAAACGTATGCCTTGATAGATCAGGAATTTTCAGTAGTAAACTGCTATTCCTTTTAGTAATATCTTTTCAATTGACTTATATCAACATATATAGACTTGAACCTATTTTACTTATTTATTAACAGGAAAGCAGTCATTATTAAAGACTGTGATGCAAAATGGAGTTCGATTATATATGTAGGTGTGAAGCATTATAGAGAAAACTGCTCACTTAATTTCTGCTTCAAAATAACTCTCGTTTACAAATATT
It encodes the following:
- the LOC107785811 gene encoding uncharacterized protein LOC107785811, with protein sequence MRKREMERILTLISLFLLYVALAVQVVSFSFGHSLCSSHDSIALLQFKHSLAVADYPLLNYYDFFCPYSYPKTTSWNRSSMDCCRWDGVTCDRFTGHVIGLDLSCSKLEGTIHPNSSLFQLRHLQTLDLSLNNFSLSHIPRGIGQLVSLMHLNLSYSMFEGGIPLEISHLSNLVSLDLSYLFSLQFSQEGFNMLFRNLTKLEVLSLSFVNISSKIPMNVSSSSSLRYLDLGKTGLHGNLPKSIFLLPNLETLRLSGNLDLTVSFPKFNWSSSHTLTELDLSRNNISGGLPGTLGSLKALKLMKLHWCNLVGPIPESIRNLSQITELDLSYNHLESKIPDAFSDLQKLTFLALDGNTFSGLFPSSLVNLTKLEDLRLSNNSLNGPLPLTANGLQNLYRLVLSNNSLNGSIPSWMLSLPSLTELHLESNHLSGPLPEFKPNSIEWLDLSQNQLCGSIPQSLRNLVNLSDLNLGQNKLVGEVGAEMFSSMTNLRYLDLSSNNLSGEVGAEMFFSVTDLIRLDLSHSGLSWSSSKDNITILALSYLSLGSCRVKDFPNFFLNSTSLKYLDLSENEIHGHFPKWFDGLSSMRFLNLSHNYLTSLDHLPWQTMTVVDLQSNSLTGPLPSSLCTSTYLSFLDLSYNNLSAEIPNCLLTSFYLTVLDLRANNFYGPIPNKFSNFCGLVHISLSKNQLEGPIPRSLVNCASLKVLDLGYNKIHDPFPTWLETLQELEVLILKSNRFYGSIVAIQTKSPFPNLRIFDLSGNSLTGPLPTRLLKGFKAMVNMDTHKSKLEYFEEDIGYVNRAKHAEILEYRSPPSAGASDATYEESVDLVMKNQETKFRKILKIFTTVDLSMNKFEGEIPKSIGNLNSLLLLNLSHNNLTGHIPVEMKKMGTLEALDLSFNQLTGKIPEELTSLTFLAVLNLSHNHLVGPIPHSNQFNTFPNDSYFGNSDLCGFPLSTECGHRKSASVPGLLVEQEEDEPSFLSEMTWKSVLIGYGCGLIFGFTVLYLIYCFERPRWFVDFFATITHELTYRTKRRGQRRRNFHRRRH